Proteins co-encoded in one Streptomyces roseochromogenus subsp. oscitans DS 12.976 genomic window:
- a CDS encoding response regulator transcription factor has protein sequence MRVVIAEDSVLLREGLTRLLTDRGHDVVAGVGDAEALVKTVADLEAQGTLPDVVVADVRMPPTHTDEGVRAAVRLRKAHPGLGVLVLSQYVEERYATELLAGSSRGVGYLLKDRVAEVREFVDAVVRVAEGGTALDPEVVAQLLGRSRKQDVLAGLTPREREVLGLMAEGRTNSAIARQLVVSDGAVEKHVSNIFLKLGLAPSDGDHRRVLAVLTYLNS, from the coding sequence GTGCGGGTGGTCATCGCCGAGGATTCAGTGCTGCTCAGAGAGGGCCTGACCCGGCTGCTGACCGACCGCGGGCACGATGTCGTGGCCGGTGTGGGGGACGCGGAGGCACTGGTGAAGACCGTCGCCGATCTGGAGGCACAGGGCACGCTGCCCGACGTGGTCGTGGCGGACGTACGGATGCCGCCGACACACACCGACGAGGGCGTACGGGCGGCCGTACGGCTGCGTAAGGCGCATCCGGGGCTCGGGGTGCTGGTGCTGTCGCAGTACGTGGAGGAGCGCTACGCCACGGAGCTGCTGGCCGGTTCCAGCCGAGGTGTGGGCTATCTGCTCAAGGACCGGGTCGCCGAGGTGCGCGAGTTCGTGGACGCGGTGGTGCGGGTGGCCGAAGGCGGTACGGCGCTGGACCCGGAGGTGGTCGCGCAGTTGCTCGGCCGCAGCCGCAAGCAGGACGTGCTCGCGGGGCTGACCCCGCGCGAACGCGAGGTGCTCGGGCTGATGGCCGAGGGACGGACGAACTCGGCGATCGCCCGGCAACTGGTGGTCAGTGACGGGGCCGTGGAGAAGCACGTCAGCAACATCTTCCTGAAACTCGGCCTGGCCCCGAGCGACGGTGATCACCGGCGTGTTCTGGCCGTGCTCACCTACCTGAACTCCTGA
- a CDS encoding sensor histidine kinase: MATEYGHGYGHGREDGGSTGTGHRLPAALRAPFEERSWREFGYVLLSLPLAIVLFTWTVTMVSLGTGLLVTFIGIPVLAAALAGCRGFGALERARARGLLRLDVAEPEPLRVRGPGALAWIGAVLKSGTSWRNALYALLQFPWAVFSFSVAVSLWTTGWTLLTYPLWFWVFPAYAGQGGLQLYGDEHHSVYLDNPFEITVTALVGLLFTLATPWIVRALTTVDGLLVRGLLGPSPLSARVVELESDRGVVVDTAAADLRRIERDLHDGAQARLVNLAMGLGLAKEKLLEDPDSAAAMVEEAHGEVKTALQELRDLARGIHPAVLTDRGLDAALSSVASRCTVPVRVEVDLPARPAPAIEGIAYFTVSELLQNISKHSRARSASVDVWRTEDRLMLQVTDDGVGGADVSLGSGLAGLAGRLDAVDGVLVVDSPTGGPTQVIAELPWRT; this comes from the coding sequence ATGGCCACGGAGTACGGACACGGGTACGGACACGGGCGGGAGGACGGCGGGTCCACCGGAACCGGCCACCGGCTGCCCGCCGCACTGCGGGCACCCTTCGAGGAACGCAGCTGGCGCGAGTTCGGCTATGTCCTGCTGAGCCTGCCGCTGGCCATCGTGCTGTTCACCTGGACGGTGACCATGGTGTCGCTCGGCACCGGCCTGCTGGTGACCTTCATCGGCATCCCGGTGCTCGCCGCGGCGCTCGCCGGCTGCCGGGGCTTCGGCGCGCTGGAGCGGGCGCGGGCGCGTGGGCTGCTGCGGCTGGACGTGGCCGAGCCGGAGCCGCTGCGGGTACGCGGGCCGGGCGCGCTGGCCTGGATCGGTGCGGTACTCAAGAGCGGCACCTCCTGGCGCAACGCGCTGTACGCGCTGCTGCAGTTCCCGTGGGCGGTGTTCTCGTTCTCGGTGGCGGTGAGCCTGTGGACGACGGGCTGGACGCTGCTGACGTACCCGCTGTGGTTCTGGGTCTTCCCGGCCTACGCCGGTCAGGGCGGGCTGCAGCTGTACGGCGACGAGCACCACAGCGTCTATCTGGACAACCCGTTCGAGATCACCGTGACCGCGCTGGTCGGGTTGCTGTTCACGCTGGCCACGCCGTGGATCGTACGGGCCCTGACGACGGTGGACGGGCTGCTGGTCCGGGGGCTGCTGGGGCCGTCGCCGCTGTCGGCGCGGGTGGTGGAGCTGGAGTCGGACCGCGGGGTCGTGGTCGACACGGCCGCCGCCGATCTGCGGCGCATCGAGCGGGATCTGCACGACGGGGCACAGGCCCGGCTGGTCAACCTCGCCATGGGGCTCGGCCTGGCCAAGGAGAAGCTGCTGGAGGACCCGGACTCGGCGGCGGCGATGGTGGAGGAGGCGCACGGCGAGGTGAAGACGGCGCTGCAGGAGCTGCGCGACCTCGCCCGCGGCATCCACCCGGCCGTGCTGACCGACCGGGGCCTGGACGCGGCCCTGTCCTCGGTGGCCTCCCGCTGCACGGTCCCGGTGCGGGTCGAGGTCGATCTGCCGGCCCGCCCGGCGCCGGCCATCGAGGGCATCGCCTACTTCACGGTCTCCGAACTGCTGCAGAACATCAGCAAGCACAGCCGGGCCCGGTCCGCGTCGGTGGACGTCTGGCGCACGGAGGACCGGCTGATGCTGCAGGTGACCGACGACGGTGTGGGCGGCGCGGACGTCTCCCTCGGCTCGGGCCTGGCCGGTCTCGCCGGACGCCTGGACGCGGTGGACGGCGTCCTCGTCGTCGACTCCCCTACGGGCGGCCCCACCCAGGTGATCGCGGAACTGCCCTGGCGGACCTGA
- a CDS encoding sensor histidine kinase codes for MTATSSSAPGRADGTDQLPPIRPAYEARTWKEILHLLLNLPVTVFGFVYAITALSVGGSLTITVIGLPLLAFGLLGARQLGKLERARARWLLGVRVEEPTPLPLAKSGGPMQRLWMALRDPVGWRTMLYDVIRLPWGVVTFCTVLTSLIVLWPVLPYLARGLADVDRFMVRGLLSPSDELERRIAELESDRGVVVDTAAADLRRIERDLHDGAQARLVNLAMGLGLAKEKLLEDPDSAAAMVEEAHGEVKLALQELRDLARGIHPAVLTDRGLDAALSSVASRCTVPVKVTVDLPDRPAPAIEGIAYFTVSELLQNISKHSRARSASVDVWRTENRLLIQVQDNGRGGARLEAGTGMRGLAERLGAVDGLFVLDSPSGGPTVVTAELPWRDRTE; via the coding sequence ATGACCGCTACCAGCAGCTCCGCCCCCGGCCGGGCGGACGGCACCGACCAGCTGCCGCCGATCCGGCCGGCGTACGAGGCGCGCACGTGGAAGGAGATCCTTCATCTCCTGCTGAACCTGCCGGTGACGGTGTTCGGCTTCGTCTACGCGATCACCGCGCTGTCCGTCGGCGGGTCCCTGACGATCACGGTCATCGGTCTCCCGCTGCTCGCGTTCGGTCTGCTGGGCGCAAGGCAGTTGGGGAAGCTGGAGCGGGCCCGCGCCCGATGGCTGCTCGGGGTGCGGGTGGAGGAGCCGACACCGCTGCCGCTCGCGAAGAGCGGCGGGCCGATGCAGCGGCTGTGGATGGCGCTGAGGGACCCGGTGGGCTGGCGGACGATGCTGTACGACGTCATCCGGCTGCCCTGGGGCGTCGTCACCTTCTGCACGGTGCTGACCTCGCTGATCGTGCTGTGGCCGGTGCTGCCGTATCTGGCGCGGGGCCTCGCCGACGTGGACCGCTTCATGGTGCGCGGGCTGCTGTCGCCCTCGGACGAGCTGGAACGCCGTATCGCCGAGCTGGAGTCGGACCGCGGGGTCGTGGTCGACACTGCCGCCGCCGATCTGCGGCGCATCGAGCGGGATCTGCACGACGGGGCACAGGCCCGGCTGGTCAACCTCGCCATGGGGCTCGGCCTGGCCAAGGAGAAGCTGCTGGAGGACCCGGACTCGGCGGCGGCGATGGTGGAGGAGGCGCACGGCGAGGTGAAGCTGGCCCTGCAGGAGCTGCGCGACCTCGCCCGCGGCATCCACCCGGCCGTGCTCACGGACCGGGGCCTGGACGCGGCCCTGTCCTCGGTCGCCTCCCGCTGCACGGTCCCGGTGAAGGTCACCGTGGACCTGCCGGACCGCCCGGCGCCGGCCATCGAGGGCATCGCCTACTTCACGGTCTCCGAACTGCTGCAGAACATCAGCAAGCACAGCCGGGCCCGGTCCGCGTCGGTGGACGTCTGGCGCACGGAGAACCGGCTGCTCATCCAGGTCCAGGACAACGGCCGCGGCGGCGCCCGCCTGGAGGCCGGCACGGGCATGCGGGGCCTGGCCGAGCGACTGGGCGCGGTGGACGGCCTCTTCGTACTCGACTCACCATCGGGCGGCCCGACGGTCGTCACGGCCGAGCTTCCGTGGCGGGACCGTACGGAGTAG
- a CDS encoding 2-oxoacid:acceptor oxidoreductase subunit alpha, with protein sequence KDVRRLDRVIIRFAGDSGDGMQLTGDRFTSETASFGNDLSTLPNFPAEIRAPAGTLPGVSSFQLHFADHDILTPGDAPNVLVAMNPAALKANVGDLPRGAEIIVNTDEFTKRALQKVGYAASPLQDGSLDGYSLHPVPLTTLTVQALKEFDLSRKEAERSKNMFALGLLSWMYHRPTEGTERFLRSKFAKKPEIMAANIAAFRAGWNFGETTEDFAVSFEVAPAAKAFPVGTYRNISGNLALAYGLITASRQADLPLFLGSYPITPASDILHELSRHKNFGVRTFQAEDEIAGIGAALGAAFGGSLAVTTTSGPGVALKSETIGLAVSLELPLLVVDIQRGGPSTGLPTKTEQADLLQAMFGRNGEAPVPIVAPRTPADCFGAALEAARIALAYRTPVMLLSDGYLANGSEPWRIPDLDELPDLRVQFATSANHTLADGSEVFWPYKRDPRTLARPWAIPGTPGLEHRIGGIEKQDGTGNISYDPANHDFMVRTRQAKIDGIEVADLEVDDPDGARTLVLGWGSTYGPITAAVRRLRRAGEPIAQAHLRHLNPFPRNLGEVLRGYDKVVIPEMNLGQLATLIRAKYLVDAHSYNQVNGMPFKAEQLARALKEAIDD encoded by the coding sequence AAGGATGTGCGGCGTCTGGACCGGGTGATCATCCGGTTCGCGGGGGACTCGGGTGACGGTATGCAGCTCACCGGTGACCGGTTCACCTCGGAGACTGCGTCCTTCGGTAACGACCTTTCCACTCTTCCGAACTTCCCCGCTGAGATCCGCGCGCCCGCGGGCACTCTGCCCGGCGTCTCCAGCTTCCAGCTTCATTTCGCCGATCATGACATCCTCACTCCGGGGGATGCGCCGAATGTGCTGGTCGCGATGAACCCGGCCGCGTTGAAGGCGAACGTGGGTGATCTGCCGCGGGGTGCGGAGATCATCGTGAACACGGACGAGTTCACCAAGCGTGCCCTGCAGAAGGTGGGCTATGCCGCTTCCCCGCTTCAGGACGGTTCGCTGGACGGTTACAGCCTGCACCCGGTGCCGTTGACCACGCTGACGGTTCAGGCGCTGAAGGAGTTCGATCTTTCCCGTAAGGAGGCCGAGCGGAGCAAGAACATGTTCGCGCTGGGTCTGCTGTCGTGGATGTACCACCGGCCCACTGAGGGCACGGAGAGGTTCCTGAGGTCGAAGTTCGCGAAGAAGCCTGAGATCATGGCGGCGAACATCGCGGCGTTCCGTGCGGGCTGGAATTTCGGGGAGACGACGGAGGACTTCGCGGTCTCCTTCGAGGTCGCCCCGGCCGCGAAGGCGTTCCCGGTGGGTACCTACCGCAATATTTCCGGCAACCTCGCCCTGGCTTACGGTCTGATCACTGCTTCCCGGCAGGCGGATCTGCCGCTGTTTTTGGGCTCGTACCCGATCACGCCGGCGTCCGACATCCTGCATGAGCTGTCCCGGCACAAGAACTTCGGTGTGCGCACGTTCCAGGCGGAGGACGAGATCGCGGGGATCGGTGCCGCTTTGGGTGCGGCGTTCGGCGGGTCGCTGGCGGTGACGACGACGTCGGGTCCGGGGGTGGCGTTGAAGAGCGAGACGATCGGTCTGGCGGTGTCCCTGGAGCTGCCGCTGCTGGTGGTGGACATCCAGCGGGGAGGGCCGTCGACGGGTCTGCCGACCAAGACCGAGCAGGCGGATCTGCTGCAGGCGATGTTCGGGCGCAACGGTGAGGCGCCGGTGCCGATCGTCGCGCCGCGCACGCCGGCGGACTGTTTCGGGGCGGCGCTGGAGGCGGCGAGGATCGCGCTGGCGTACCGCACACCGGTGATGCTGCTCTCCGACGGGTATCTGGCCAACGGCTCGGAGCCGTGGCGGATCCCGGACCTGGACGAGCTGCCGGACCTGCGGGTGCAGTTCGCCACCAGTGCGAACCACACGCTGGCCGATGGCAGTGAGGTGTTCTGGCCCTACAAGCGGGATCCCAGGACTCTGGCCCGGCCGTGGGCGATCCCGGGCACGCCGGGTCTGGAGCACCGTATCGGCGGTATCGAGAAGCAGGACGGCACGGGCAACATCTCCTACGACCCGGCCAACCACGACTTCATGGTCCGCACCCGGCAGGCCAAGATCGACGGCATCGAGGTCGCGGACCTGGAGGTCGATGACCCGGACGGCGCGCGGACGCTGGTGCTGGGCTGGGGTTCGACGTACGGGCCGATCACGGCGGCGGTACGGCGGCTGCGCCGGGCCGGCGAGCCCATCGCCCAGGCCCATCTGCGCCACCTCAACCCCTTCCCGCGGAATCTGGGCGAGGTGCTGCGGGGGTACGACAAGGTGGTGATCCCGGAGATGAACCTCGGGCAGCTCGCCACCCTGATCCGGGCGAAGTACCTGGTCGACGCCCACTCCTACAACCAGGTCAACGGCATGCCGTTCAAGGCGGAACAGCTCGCCAGGGCTTTGAAGGAGGCCATCGATGACTGA